Proteins from a genomic interval of Acinonyx jubatus isolate Ajub_Pintada_27869175 chromosome B4, VMU_Ajub_asm_v1.0, whole genome shotgun sequence:
- the LOC106969364 gene encoding olfactory receptor 8S1-like, with protein MALVNHSTIIEFLLLGVPEDHHTQALVFVLFLVVYLLSLSGNLLIILVIRTNSHLHTPMYFFLNHLSFLDLCYSSVTVPKMLENLLSEKKAISVEDCLTQAFFVLAFGGTELCLLAVMAYDRYAAICYPLLYGQMMSNELCVGLVWGSWGLAFLDAFINTLLAWNLDFCETQVVSNFICEIPSLFPLSCSNSSDNFAVLLGSALLHAFGTFILVFFSYARIVSTILSITSTSGRSKAFSTCSSHLTAVSLFYGSGFLRYLMPTSGSPWELVFSMQYSVVTPLVNPLIYSLKNKEVKASLKNMLQKSLQHLR; from the coding sequence ATGGCCTTGGTAAATCACAGCACCATCATTGAGTTTCTCCTTCTTGGAGTCCCTGAAGATCATCATACCCAGGCTCTAGTCTTTGTGCTTTTCCTGGTAGTTTACCTCCTGAGTCTGTCAGGGAACCTGTTGATAATCCTGGTTATCAGGACCAATTCTCACCTTCAcacacccatgtacttcttcTTGAATCACCTCTCCTTCCTGGATCTCTGTTACTCTTCGGTCACTGTGCCCAAGATGCTAGAGAACCTCCTGTCTGAGAAGAAAGCCATCTCAGTGGAAGACTGTTTGACCCAGGCCTTCTTTGTGCTTGCCTTTGGGGGAACAGAGCTCTGCCTCCTTGCAgtcatggcctatgaccgctatgctGCCATTTGCTACCCTCTACTCTATGGTCAGATGATGAGCAATGAGCTGTGTGTGGGACTGGTGTGGGGATCTTGGGGTCTGGCCTTTTTGGATGCTTTCATCAATACCCTCCTAGCCTGGAATTTGGACTTCTGTGAGACGCAAGTCGTCTCCAACTTCATTTGTGAGAttccttctctgttccctctATCCTGTTCCAATAGCTCTGATAACTTTGCAGTTCTGCTTGGCTCTGCCCTCCTGCATGCCTTTGGGACCTTCATTCTGGTCTTCTTCTCTTACGCCCGTATTGTCTCCACCATCCTGAGCATCACCTCCACCTCAGGCAGAAGCAaggccttctccacctgctcctcccacctcaCCGCAGTGAGCTTATTTTACGGCTCAGGTTTTCTTCGCTATCTCATGCCAACCTCAGGTTCCCCATGGGAGTTGGTTTTTTCCATGCAGTACAGTGTGGTCACTCCCCTAGTGAATCCCCTTATTTATAGCCTAAAGAACAAGGAAGTAAAAGCATCTCTGAAAAACATGTTGCAGAAAAGTTTACAACATCTCAGGTAG